TTCTGCACGAGCAAGCGCTCACGCTAGTCCGCGGCAGTAACGACAAAGAGCGCATCAAAGCCGCCCTGCCCATCTTTCACGAGGCCTATACGCTAAGTCCAAACGATCCGGCAATCGCAACTAATTACCGCCATGCGCAGCAACTGGCCCAACCCTAATGGTCGACAGTGGGGTGCTATTAATGCTAGGTTTCCCTGCATATTTAGGCAGGAGGTGTATCGATGCAACGACTTTTAGGTGGCGCCCTTAAATTCGGCAACCACGTATTCCGTGGTAAACGTCATTTATTCGAATCCCTGCAGAAAGGTCAAAAACCGACCGCCCTCTTTATCACTTGTGCTGACTCACGGATCTGTCCGACGCTGATCACACAGACAGACCCAGGTGAGCTTTTCGTGATCCGCAATGCTGGCAACATCGTCCCGCCTGCTGGATCGGCCGGTGGAGAGGCAGCTACCATCGAATATGCGATCAACGCCTTGGGTATTCGCGACATTATAGTCTGTGGTCATTCCCACTGCGGTGCCATGGCGGGTGCTCTCGATCACCCGGATGGCATTGAAGGCTTGCCATTCTTGAGTCAGTGGTTGCGTCATGTCGCAGCTGCTAGAGGCGTCGTGCTCGCAGAGTACGCGGGTGCCCCTCGTGAGCAGCAGCTCGAGATCCTGACGGAAGCCAACGTGCTCCTGCAGATCGAGCATCTAAGTACCCATCCTGTGGTGGCGCGCGCCTTAGCGCGTGACGAGCTTGATATTCACGGATGGATTTACCGCTTTGAGACGGGACATATCTCAAGTTTTGAGCTAGCTACCGGCAAGTTTCGGGAGATTAGTGAGCTGCTCAATGAACTGCCCGCCGATGCCGAATCGGTGCCTGGACTTGCTGCGGACTTTCGCAGTAGCCCGATGATTCGAGCCATTCG
The sequence above is drawn from the Deltaproteobacteria bacterium genome and encodes:
- a CDS encoding carbonic anhydrase gives rise to the protein MQRLLGGALKFGNHVFRGKRHLFESLQKGQKPTALFITCADSRICPTLITQTDPGELFVIRNAGNIVPPAGSAGGEAATIEYAINALGIRDIIVCGHSHCGAMAGALDHPDGIEGLPFLSQWLRHVAAARGVVLAEYAGAPREQQLEILTEANVLLQIEHLSTHPVVARALARDELDIHGWIYRFETGHISSFELATGKFREISELLNELPADAESVPGLAADFRSSPMIRAIRGD